The proteins below come from a single Eubacterium limosum genomic window:
- the ilvA gene encoding threonine ammonia-lyase, which yields MLTLDKIYHASYTLKKVIRPTDLIYAPGIKSDGKIYLKTENLQVTGSFKVRGAYYKISQLTDAEKEKGVIACSAGNHAQGVALAATKNGIKSLICLPDGAPISKVEATKHYGADVCLVEGVYDDAYQKALELQQEMGYTFIHPFDDENVIAGQGTIGLELLDQLPDMDAVIVPIGGGGLISGIAFAIKSLNPNIKVYGVQASGAPSMLNSIVDKQIERLDEVSTIADGIAVKEPGKHTFEICGQYVDEIATVTDDEISTAILTLIEQQKLITEGAGAVSVAAALFNKFPIKGKKVVCLLSGGNIDVTILSRVIKRGLLKSGRTCSLNIELVDKPGQLKGVSAIIADMGGNVVSIHHERASENADVNGCYLRIELETRNYDHIHQIENALKDAGYRLKDNLQ from the coding sequence ATGCTGACACTCGATAAAATCTATCATGCTTCCTATACGTTAAAAAAAGTGATTCGACCAACAGATTTGATATACGCCCCGGGGATCAAATCGGATGGAAAAATTTATTTAAAAACCGAAAATCTCCAGGTGACCGGCTCTTTTAAGGTGCGGGGCGCTTACTATAAAATTTCCCAGCTGACCGATGCGGAAAAGGAAAAAGGCGTTATTGCCTGCTCGGCCGGAAACCATGCCCAGGGTGTGGCCCTGGCCGCGACTAAAAATGGTATTAAATCCCTGATATGCCTGCCAGACGGCGCCCCGATTTCAAAAGTTGAGGCCACAAAGCATTATGGCGCCGATGTCTGTCTTGTTGAGGGTGTCTACGACGATGCGTATCAGAAAGCTCTGGAGCTCCAGCAGGAAATGGGCTATACTTTTATTCATCCCTTTGACGATGAGAATGTCATCGCCGGTCAGGGAACCATTGGCCTTGAGTTACTGGATCAGCTTCCGGATATGGATGCGGTGATTGTTCCCATTGGCGGCGGCGGGTTGATCTCGGGCATTGCCTTTGCTATCAAATCTTTAAATCCGAATATAAAGGTCTATGGCGTGCAGGCCAGCGGCGCTCCAAGCATGCTCAACTCCATCGTCGATAAACAGATCGAGCGCCTGGATGAGGTATCGACCATTGCCGATGGCATAGCGGTAAAGGAACCGGGCAAGCATACCTTTGAGATCTGCGGGCAATATGTGGATGAAATAGCAACGGTCACAGACGATGAGATATCAACTGCAATTCTTACCCTCATTGAACAGCAGAAGCTGATTACTGAAGGCGCCGGGGCTGTATCTGTCGCGGCCGCTCTGTTCAACAAGTTTCCCATCAAGGGCAAAAAGGTGGTCTGTTTGTTGTCAGGCGGCAATATTGATGTCACGATCCTTTCACGGGTTATCAAACGCGGTCTCCTGAAATCAGGCCGTACCTGTTCATTAAATATTGAGCTGGTCGATAAGCCCGGACAGCTGAAGGGCGTATCTGCTATCATCGCCGACATGGGCGGCAACGTGGTATCCATCCACCATGAACGTGCCAGCGAGAACGCAGATGTGAACGGCTGCTACCTCAGGATCGAGCTTGAAACACGAAATTATGACCATATCCACCAAATTGAAAACGCCCTTAAGGACGCTGGATACCGGCTCAAAGACAATTTACAGTAA
- a CDS encoding Mur ligase family protein — translation MKFYLALWYAKAINGLINLVSKGRGSNLSGEKALKVDPRMVEHFKGIDYSKVVFITGTNGKSSTTNLVAHILRENGKTVVSNLEGANLLPGIATILAKESTMTGKLKADYFVFETDERYLPLIYDQLPAENMLITNLQKDQVQRNGDPDFIYRKLTSFMNPKMHLYLNNEEPRTKSFERFTDHVTYYGVEKHSESFEKDETYPTCACPKCYHKVDFDYYTIDSVGPFTCTNCGYSSEAAPHYAVKDVDFENKTFTVEDESFNMPYDLPFMLYNYSGALALCERFAGVSVKDAVPAFNSFKNIGGRFEVLHYKDKTIKYMRIKQENPDTLQSALNIMASDQEEKMVCFGFYAVSDFIPFYTNTFYSFDCDFKPLAESNVEKYFCFSQNVCYDTANRLIYEGVESSKIAIKDTDDIKTIFEEIEKADTSNIYLITWLETFNKMKKYIEEGN, via the coding sequence ATGAAGTTTTATTTGGCGTTATGGTACGCTAAAGCCATTAACGGCCTCATCAATCTTGTCAGCAAGGGGAGAGGTTCTAACCTTTCTGGAGAGAAGGCCTTAAAGGTAGACCCGAGAATGGTCGAGCATTTCAAGGGGATCGACTATTCCAAGGTTGTTTTTATTACAGGAACCAATGGTAAATCAAGCACCACCAACCTGGTGGCTCATATTTTACGGGAAAACGGAAAAACCGTTGTATCAAACCTGGAGGGCGCAAACCTGCTGCCCGGCATCGCCACCATTCTGGCAAAAGAATCGACAATGACCGGAAAACTCAAGGCGGACTATTTTGTCTTTGAAACAGACGAGCGTTATTTACCCCTTATTTATGACCAGCTGCCAGCTGAAAACATGTTAATCACCAATCTGCAGAAGGATCAGGTTCAGCGCAACGGCGACCCGGATTTTATCTATCGCAAGCTCACCTCTTTTATGAATCCAAAAATGCATTTATATTTAAATAATGAAGAGCCTCGAACAAAATCCTTTGAACGCTTTACCGACCATGTCACTTATTATGGCGTGGAAAAGCATTCTGAATCCTTTGAAAAAGACGAAACCTATCCGACCTGCGCCTGTCCAAAATGCTACCATAAGGTTGATTTTGACTATTATACCATCGACAGCGTCGGTCCGTTTACCTGTACAAACTGCGGGTATTCCAGTGAAGCGGCACCCCATTATGCCGTGAAGGATGTTGATTTTGAAAATAAGACTTTCACCGTTGAGGATGAAAGCTTTAATATGCCCTATGACCTGCCGTTTATGCTGTACAACTACAGCGGTGCTCTGGCGCTTTGCGAACGCTTTGCCGGCGTCTCTGTCAAGGACGCGGTCCCTGCCTTTAATTCTTTTAAAAACATTGGCGGCCGTTTTGAGGTGCTTCACTACAAGGATAAAACCATTAAATATATGCGAATCAAGCAGGAAAACCCGGATACACTCCAGAGCGCTTTAAACATCATGGCTTCAGACCAGGAAGAAAAAATGGTCTGTTTTGGCTTCTATGCGGTTTCGGATTTTATCCCATTCTATACCAACACCTTTTACAGCTTTGACTGTGACTTCAAGCCACTTGCGGAATCGAATGTTGAAAAATATTTTTGTTTCTCTCAAAATGTCTGCTATGATACCGCCAACCGGTTGATTTACGAAGGCGTTGAATCGTCAAAAATCGCCATCAAGGATACCGATGATATCAAAACGATTTTTGAAGAAATTGAAAAAGCAGATACTTCAAATATTTATCTGATTACATGGCTTGAAACCTTTAATAAAATGAAAAAATACATCGAGGAGGGCAATTAA
- a CDS encoding type 1 glutamine amidotransferase, producing the protein MNEKTLKIGWMFPDSLYLHGDRGNVLALKRMGEAAGFEVEIEKIDFDTEDFTPMDYDFLFCSPGEIASFSSIIDYLEPYDLSLRGFIQAGRPMLVTGTSIALWGNEIRRDDGSVVKGLGIIDVETTENKAVYGDDLYFSCNLNGSQMEIIGNQIQMADFRLTGDDEPFGKLNYGYGNNGKDTNEGVQIKNAVFTNTLGPVLVCNPWMTEAFVRIIADNQETDLENFSVNMTLEEKSFETKKQFILKKTTHLTNCKR; encoded by the coding sequence ATGAATGAAAAAACATTAAAGATCGGGTGGATGTTTCCCGATTCCCTGTACCTCCACGGTGACCGCGGAAATGTTCTGGCTTTAAAGCGTATGGGCGAAGCCGCAGGGTTTGAGGTGGAAATCGAAAAAATTGATTTTGACACTGAAGATTTCACACCAATGGATTATGATTTCTTATTCTGTTCACCGGGAGAGATCGCTTCTTTTTCTTCCATCATTGATTATCTGGAGCCTTATGACCTTTCACTCCGCGGCTTCATTCAGGCTGGCCGTCCCATGCTTGTCACTGGAACCAGCATTGCTCTCTGGGGCAATGAAATCAGGAGAGATGACGGCAGTGTCGTCAAAGGCCTGGGCATTATTGATGTGGAAACCACTGAAAACAAAGCCGTCTACGGTGATGATCTTTATTTCAGCTGTAACCTGAATGGCTCACAAATGGAAATCATCGGGAACCAGATCCAGATGGCTGATTTCAGACTGACCGGCGACGACGAGCCCTTTGGAAAGCTGAACTATGGATACGGTAATAACGGCAAAGACACCAATGAGGGCGTCCAGATCAAAAACGCGGTCTTTACAAATACCCTTGGTCCGGTGCTTGTCTGTAATCCCTGGATGACCGAAGCCTTTGTCCGCATCATTGCAGATAATCAGGAAACAGACCTGGAAAACTTCTCTGTCAATATGACGCTTGAAGAAAAATCCTTTGAGACTAAAAAACAGTTTATTTTGAAAAAGACAACACATCTGACAAATTGTAAAAGATAA
- the mnmA gene encoding tRNA 2-thiouridine(34) synthase MnmA: MKNKKVIVGFSGGADSAAAVLILKNKGYEVLGVTFDFFGNEHLLEKASVLAKQIGIQHECINRQREFREKVIKPFISEYLRGHTPNPCVRCDAGMKFKGLMAYANEKEAEFIATGHYLRLEKRHGQVQIKTSEDSRKDQSYYLYTLDQEYLSRLIFPLSAFQSKDAVRAFLEKEGIAIPKSEESQGICFIPDGNYARFIKKEIPLMPEGRFRDRFGKILGSHNGFYYYTVGQKRGVPVISGKKYVVTALRPEFNEVILGEESDLYQKKIFLKELHFIDGSLYSGEIQFKVCRWGYLYPGRLHLSGDRRGYLECEKAVRAPMPGQSAVFYDGDRLLGGGIIEYK; the protein is encoded by the coding sequence ATGAAAAATAAAAAAGTAATTGTGGGATTCAGCGGCGGTGCAGACAGTGCTGCCGCTGTTCTGATTTTAAAAAACAAAGGTTATGAGGTACTGGGCGTAACCTTTGATTTTTTTGGAAATGAACACCTTCTCGAAAAAGCCAGTGTCCTTGCAAAACAAATCGGCATCCAGCATGAATGCATCAACAGGCAGCGTGAGTTCAGGGAAAAGGTCATAAAACCATTTATAAGCGAATATCTCAGAGGTCATACGCCCAACCCCTGTGTCCGCTGTGACGCAGGGATGAAATTCAAAGGGCTGATGGCGTACGCCAATGAAAAAGAGGCTGAATTTATCGCGACTGGCCACTACTTAAGGCTTGAAAAACGTCATGGACAGGTTCAGATTAAGACCAGTGAGGATAGCAGAAAAGACCAGAGCTATTATCTCTATACCCTTGATCAGGAATATCTGAGCCGTCTTATTTTTCCTCTGAGTGCTTTTCAGTCAAAAGATGCGGTGCGGGCTTTTTTGGAGAAGGAGGGGATAGCGATTCCAAAATCTGAAGAAAGCCAGGGAATCTGCTTTATCCCGGACGGAAATTACGCCCGTTTCATAAAAAAAGAAATACCGTTAATGCCCGAAGGACGTTTTCGGGATCGTTTTGGTAAAATTCTCGGCAGCCATAACGGTTTTTATTATTATACGGTTGGGCAAAAGCGCGGCGTTCCGGTGATTTCCGGAAAAAAATATGTTGTTACTGCTCTGCGTCCAGAATTTAATGAGGTTATTCTCGGTGAGGAATCCGATCTTTATCAGAAGAAAATCTTTTTAAAAGAACTTCACTTTATTGACGGCAGCTTATATTCAGGAGAAATACAATTTAAAGTATGCCGCTGGGGTTACCTTTATCCGGGAAGGCTCCACCTGTCCGGTGACCGCAGAGGCTATCTGGAGTGTGAAAAAGCTGTTCGAGCGCCTATGCCCGGGCAGTCTGCAGTCTTTTATGACGGGGACAGGCTTTTAGGCGGCGGAATCATCGAGTATAAGTAA
- the glmM gene encoding phosphoglucosamine mutase yields MGKFFGTDGVRGVFGEELTTELAYQLGRYGAYILSEGSHNPKIVIGKDTRISGDPLEKALTDGIISVGGKVVLAGVIPTPAVAVIAREIKADAGIVISASHNPYQFNGIKFFNGAGYKLSDDVENQIEKCIIDQLTINDRTDGSVETLEQPEKIYVEHITKGFACDFSGIRMVLDCANGASYRIAPKFFMEAGADVVVIGHEPNGKNINDGYGSTCLDKLSDHVLSEKADIGIAFDGDADRCLAVDNEGRIIDGDKILHLVGAKLKQEGRLKKDTVVVTVMSNIGLDIALKDCGCKSVKTNVGDRYVLEEMLKEGYNLGGEQSGHVILLDHNTTGDGLLTAVSLLTILKEETRTSAELSSLMTSYPQVLVNAKVTNQTKNDYLTDEIIQKRITEVEKHFDGQGRVLIRPSGTEPLVRVMIEGKDQSELNRIATDLAKLIEERLA; encoded by the coding sequence ATGGGAAAATTTTTTGGTACTGATGGTGTTCGTGGTGTCTTTGGTGAGGAGTTAACCACAGAATTAGCCTATCAGCTTGGACGTTATGGCGCTTATATATTATCAGAAGGCAGCCATAATCCTAAAATTGTTATTGGGAAGGATACCCGTATTTCGGGCGATCCTCTTGAAAAAGCTCTGACAGACGGTATTATCTCGGTAGGGGGTAAAGTTGTACTGGCAGGCGTTATACCAACACCCGCTGTCGCGGTCATTGCCCGCGAGATCAAGGCAGATGCCGGGATTGTCATCTCCGCATCGCACAACCCTTATCAGTTTAATGGGATTAAATTTTTTAATGGCGCAGGTTACAAGCTCTCTGATGACGTAGAAAATCAGATTGAAAAATGTATCATTGACCAGCTTACAATCAATGACCGGACCGATGGTTCAGTCGAAACCCTTGAGCAGCCTGAAAAAATCTATGTGGAGCACATCACAAAAGGATTCGCCTGCGATTTTTCCGGTATCCGTATGGTGCTGGACTGTGCCAATGGCGCTTCCTACCGCATTGCGCCGAAGTTTTTCATGGAAGCCGGAGCCGATGTGGTTGTGATCGGTCATGAACCAAACGGCAAAAACATCAATGACGGATACGGTTCTACCTGTCTTGACAAGCTGAGCGATCATGTCCTCTCAGAAAAAGCCGACATCGGGATTGCCTTTGACGGTGACGCAGACCGCTGTCTGGCAGTTGACAATGAAGGCCGCATCATCGACGGCGATAAGATCCTTCATCTGGTCGGCGCAAAGCTGAAACAGGAGGGCCGGCTGAAAAAGGATACAGTCGTGGTGACCGTTATGAGTAATATCGGCCTCGATATCGCTTTGAAAGACTGCGGCTGCAAAAGTGTTAAGACAAATGTCGGCGACCGCTATGTTCTGGAAGAAATGCTGAAAGAAGGGTATAATCTCGGCGGGGAACAATCTGGCCATGTTATCTTGCTGGATCATAATACCACCGGCGACGGTCTTTTAACCGCAGTATCTCTTTTAACGATCTTAAAGGAAGAAACCCGCACCTCAGCTGAGCTTTCGTCCTTAATGACCTCCTATCCACAGGTGCTTGTGAATGCAAAAGTGACCAATCAGACTAAAAATGACTACCTGACAGATGAAATTATCCAGAAGCGAATCACAGAGGTTGAAAAGCATTTTGACGGCCAGGGGCGTGTATTAATCCGCCCATCAGGCACGGAGCCTCTGGTGCGTGTCATGATTGAAGGCAAAGACCAGTCTGAACTTAACCGCATTGCCACAGATCTGGCTAAACTCATTGAGGAGCGCCTGGCTTAA
- a CDS encoding nucleoside hydrolase, whose translation MTRRKVIIDCDPGIDDALAIMLACRSPELEILGLTIVSGNINGYQCAENALHILKVMDRLDIPVYLGATRPLLRDMVVAEETHGEDGLGGVKFEKIEDVRYREGAVDFILNTLKTEDNVSVLAVGPLTNIALALQTDKSALSRMDELVLMGGAFKSHGNCSPVAEFNFWADPDAAEMVLNQLDRPITMVGLDVTREVVLTPNYIELLRQFNDPVADFIVDITRFYLDFHWEQERTLGCVINDPLAIAYFIDPSVCSGKAYYVDVVTEGKAIGMSMVDVGGIYKKDPNCLVLTQVHAKDFMEMFMTRLFPEHKTDIISVLSNEKYGYE comes from the coding sequence ATGACAAGAAGAAAAGTAATTATTGACTGCGATCCGGGAATTGACGATGCTCTGGCCATTATGCTGGCATGCCGTTCTCCGGAATTGGAAATTTTAGGCCTTACTATTGTATCCGGTAATATCAACGGTTATCAGTGCGCTGAAAATGCGCTCCATATTTTAAAGGTGATGGACCGTCTGGATATTCCAGTTTATCTTGGTGCGACGCGCCCTCTTCTGAGAGATATGGTTGTTGCAGAGGAAACACACGGCGAGGATGGCCTTGGCGGTGTTAAATTTGAAAAAATTGAAGATGTCCGTTATCGTGAGGGGGCTGTCGATTTTATTCTGAATACTCTAAAGACAGAAGATAATGTCTCTGTTCTGGCCGTTGGCCCTTTAACCAATATCGCGCTGGCCTTACAGACCGATAAATCTGCATTAAGTCGGATGGATGAGCTTGTTTTAATGGGCGGGGCTTTTAAAAGCCATGGAAACTGCTCACCGGTGGCTGAGTTTAATTTCTGGGCAGATCCTGATGCTGCTGAAATGGTCCTGAACCAACTGGACCGGCCCATTACGATGGTTGGGCTGGATGTCACCCGGGAAGTCGTTCTGACACCAAATTATATTGAGCTGCTACGCCAGTTTAATGATCCAGTGGCAGATTTTATCGTCGATATCACCCGTTTTTATTTGGATTTTCACTGGGAACAGGAGCGCACTCTCGGCTGCGTCATCAATGACCCTCTGGCCATCGCTTACTTTATTGATCCCTCCGTCTGTTCAGGGAAGGCCTATTATGTAGATGTTGTCACCGAAGGCAAGGCGATCGGGATGAGCATGGTAGACGTAGGTGGTATTTACAAAAAAGACCCGAACTGCCTTGTCCTTACCCAGGTACATGCCAAAGACTTTATGGAAATGTTTATGACACGCCTTTTTCCTGAGCATAAAACGGATATAATATCCGTTTTATCCAATGAGAAATACGGCTACGAGTAG
- a CDS encoding ECF transporter S component, translating into MKKLTTNMLVFMAMAVGLNFVGCFVALVLKLPVYLDSMGTLLSAVLMGPAAGAVVGGLTALINSATIDPISLYFLPVQIVAGVSTGLLFKSGRFEGLKSVLGIVLVTLFVSVMSSVIVAFVFNGVTSSGSSFIVAVLKNSGVNIITSVFSTQIITDLLDKAICFSVVFGIIKVMPVPLKNKLVKHY; encoded by the coding sequence GTGAAGAAGCTTACAACCAATATGCTTGTTTTTATGGCCATGGCTGTTGGATTAAATTTTGTAGGATGCTTTGTCGCGCTCGTACTTAAGCTTCCAGTATATCTGGATTCTATGGGTACGTTGCTTTCCGCAGTGCTTATGGGACCGGCAGCAGGAGCAGTCGTCGGCGGCCTGACCGCATTGATTAACAGCGCAACTATTGATCCGATTTCTCTTTACTTTTTACCAGTACAGATAGTGGCCGGTGTATCAACAGGGCTGCTGTTTAAAAGCGGCCGTTTTGAAGGCTTAAAATCCGTGTTGGGAATTGTGCTTGTAACCTTGTTTGTCTCAGTCATGTCCTCTGTTATCGTCGCCTTTGTGTTTAACGGCGTTACCTCATCAGGCTCCAGCTTTATTGTAGCTGTTCTGAAGAACTCCGGCGTCAACATTATCACCTCAGTTTTTTCAACTCAGATTATTACGGATCTGCTGGATAAGGCAATCTGCTTTTCGGTGGTCTTTGGCATTATTAAAGTTATGCCAGTACCCTTAAAAAATAAATTAGTAAAGCATTATTAA
- a CDS encoding HD domain-containing protein, whose translation MKDILNNLISEMIVYEKGNPRRVQHFLKVHAFAKIIAEQEGLDERTQDTLEIAAVLHDIGIKPSVKKYGSSAGNYQEIEGPPVARLFLKKYNVSDEIMERVSFLIANHHTYGSIQAVDYQVLIEADFLVNIYEDSMKPSQIESIRDRLFKTRTGIHLLETMFLSQEN comes from the coding sequence ATGAAAGACATCTTGAATAATTTAATAAGCGAAATGATTGTATATGAAAAAGGAAATCCCCGCCGTGTTCAACACTTTTTAAAGGTTCATGCCTTTGCCAAAATCATTGCGGAACAGGAGGGCTTAGATGAAAGAACGCAAGATACCCTTGAAATCGCAGCTGTTTTGCATGATATCGGTATAAAGCCAAGTGTGAAAAAATATGGCTCCAGTGCCGGAAATTACCAGGAAATCGAGGGACCTCCTGTGGCTCGTCTTTTTTTAAAAAAATATAACGTATCCGATGAAATCATGGAACGCGTCAGCTTTTTGATCGCTAACCATCATACTTACGGCAGTATTCAAGCAGTTGATTACCAGGTGCTCATCGAAGCGGACTTTCTGGTCAATATTTACGAGGACAGCATGAAACCTTCTCAAATCGAAAGCATACGTGACCGTCTCTTTAAAACAAGAACAGGGATCCACCTTTTGGAAACCATGTTTCTCTCACAGGAGAATTAA
- a CDS encoding TetR/AcrR family transcriptional regulator has product MDSKEAIIEATITLISEKGESLNEITVREICKKANVGLGLVNYHFGNKDKLIELCVERMISGIVDHFHSIQEKTDRLAPFEKLDYLGNMTLTFLFDHYAISKISILSDLSSPEKNDNTHRTYKAYLPLVSACRPDWDKTVVKRKTYCLIAAMQQAFLRCEVILQTQGIDLSVQETRSAFHTQILHDILEI; this is encoded by the coding sequence ATGGATAGTAAAGAAGCTATTATTGAGGCGACAATTACTCTTATCAGTGAGAAGGGCGAAAGTTTGAATGAAATAACTGTACGAGAAATCTGTAAAAAAGCAAATGTTGGGTTAGGGCTTGTCAATTACCATTTTGGAAACAAGGATAAGTTAATAGAATTATGTGTGGAGCGTATGATCAGTGGTATCGTTGACCACTTTCATTCGATTCAGGAAAAGACAGACCGGCTTGCTCCTTTTGAAAAACTGGATTATCTTGGCAATATGACACTGACTTTCTTATTTGATCATTATGCCATATCAAAAATTTCCATTCTTTCTGATTTGAGCTCGCCCGAAAAAAACGATAATACGCACAGAACTTACAAAGCCTATCTACCACTTGTTTCTGCCTGCCGTCCAGATTGGGACAAGACAGTTGTAAAACGTAAAACATACTGTCTGATTGCAGCGATGCAGCAGGCGTTTTTAAGATGTGAAGTGATTTTACAAACCCAGGGAATTGACCTGTCCGTACAAGAAACACGCAGCGCATTCCATACACAGATATTACACGATATTTTGGAGATATAA
- a CDS encoding flavodoxin family protein, which produces MKITVINGTEKHGVTYRLKEMFLAPFKEHAEIMEYYLPRDCPHFCNGCTNCCLKGEQTCKDAEYVQSIENSLLKADLIVMTSPAYVFHTTGAMKALLDHFAYRWMPHRPAPEMFGKRAVIIVQCLGAGAKSAVKDIKHSLSWWGISKISVFTGALMGDIIWDRLTEKKRTKFHKKMKKLSGKFLRINYTKPAQTNLITKMKFYFCRMIQKSLRRNDPEYYDGKYWSEHGWLEKVRPWKN; this is translated from the coding sequence ATGAAAATTACAGTTATAAACGGAACCGAAAAGCACGGCGTTACTTATCGTCTGAAAGAAATGTTTTTAGCTCCTTTTAAAGAGCATGCTGAGATCATGGAATACTATCTACCAAGAGACTGTCCTCATTTCTGCAATGGCTGTACAAATTGCTGCCTGAAAGGAGAACAAACCTGTAAAGACGCAGAGTATGTACAATCCATTGAAAACTCGCTTTTAAAAGCTGATCTAATCGTAATGACTTCACCAGCCTATGTCTTTCACACAACAGGTGCCATGAAAGCACTGCTTGACCACTTTGCCTATCGCTGGATGCCGCATCGGCCTGCTCCTGAAATGTTTGGAAAGCGGGCTGTCATCATCGTTCAATGCCTTGGAGCCGGGGCAAAATCTGCGGTAAAGGATATAAAACACAGCCTTTCCTGGTGGGGAATATCAAAAATCAGCGTCTTTACAGGCGCGTTGATGGGTGATATCATCTGGGATCGGCTTACCGAAAAAAAGCGGACTAAGTTTCATAAAAAGATGAAAAAGCTATCCGGAAAATTTCTCCGCATCAATTATACGAAACCTGCTCAGACAAATCTAATCACAAAGATGAAATTCTATTTTTGCCGTATGATTCAAAAATCACTGCGCAGAAATGATCCAGAATACTACGATGGTAAATACTGGTCCGAACATGGCTGGCTTGAGAAGGTAAGACCTTGGAAAAATTAA
- a CDS encoding tyrosine-type recombinase/integrase — protein sequence MDLKHNPLLDELDDYLLSIRGFSPNTLISYRNDLMQFFRFLKVRFQMVDPEAEFDTISIDDVDLRVIKQVTLPDIYAFLSYATSKRSNIDSTRKRKTAAIKNLYHYLTTVIDTKMDDPTQRLEIPKVKSRDPVYLTLDEALSLLNAVDGEFYERDLSIITLFLNCGIRLSELTNLKIEDIQEETIHIVGKGNKERNIRLNDACVETLEAYMAVRPEDTEVPYVFLSKRKTPLSNRTVQSMVKKYVLKAGLNADKISVHKLRHTAATLMHKYGQVDIRTLQKVLGHESISTTEIYTHIEVDDVREAIYQNPLAKRNPGHKK from the coding sequence ATGGACCTCAAACATAATCCCCTTCTCGATGAACTCGACGATTATCTGCTCTCCATTCGAGGGTTTTCACCAAACACATTAATTTCATACCGAAATGATCTGATGCAGTTTTTCCGCTTTTTAAAGGTACGGTTTCAGATGGTTGATCCTGAGGCCGAATTCGACACCATTTCCATAGATGATGTGGATCTGAGAGTCATTAAACAGGTAACGCTTCCGGATATTTACGCTTTTCTGAGCTACGCTACCTCCAAACGCAGCAACATTGATTCAACCCGAAAAAGAAAAACCGCAGCCATCAAAAACTTATACCACTATCTGACAACAGTCATTGACACTAAAATGGACGATCCGACACAGCGTCTTGAAATACCAAAGGTTAAGTCACGAGACCCAGTCTATCTTACCCTCGATGAAGCTTTAAGCCTTTTAAATGCTGTTGACGGTGAATTTTATGAGCGCGATCTGTCGATCATCACTTTGTTTTTAAATTGCGGAATTCGCCTTTCCGAATTAACTAACCTTAAAATTGAGGATATCCAGGAAGAAACAATCCATATTGTAGGTAAAGGTAATAAAGAGCGGAATATAAGGCTTAACGATGCCTGTGTCGAAACACTGGAGGCTTATATGGCTGTGCGGCCTGAAGATACAGAGGTGCCCTACGTATTTTTAAGCAAACGAAAGACCCCTCTTTCCAACCGTACAGTGCAGTCGATGGTAAAAAAATATGTTTTAAAGGCTGGCCTGAATGCGGATAAGATCTCTGTTCATAAGCTCCGTCACACTGCCGCCACGCTGATGCATAAATATGGACAGGTAGACATTCGTACGCTCCAGAAAGTCCTGGGCCATGAGAGTATTTCCACTACAGAAATTTACACACACATCGAGGTAGATGATGTTCGGGAGGCGATCTACCAGAATCCCCTCGCCAAACGAAACCCCGGACACAAAAAATAA